The nucleotide window GCTCTACCTGCCGTTCCTGATCATCGACCTGGTGATCGCCTCGGTGCTGATGTCGATGGGCATGATGATGCTGCCGCCAGTGGTGATCTCACTGCCGTTCAAGCTGATCTTCTTCGTGCTGGTCGATGGCTGGAACCTGATCGCCGGAAGCCTCGTCCAGAGCTTCTCCAGCGGCTGAGGCGCGGCGCCCCCCCCGCCATTTTCCCTTACCTGTTTGCGCGACCGAAGGTGCTAACCGGCATCGCCGGCGGCGGCCGCATCGGCGGCTTGCGGCGTCGGGGCTGCCTCTCCGGTACGGGCGGCGGTCCGCTGCGCGTCGCCCTCGTCCGGCGCCTGCGACATCGGCAGCTCCGACGGCGCAACCGGCGCGGCATCGGGCGACGGCTGCAGGTACTTGCGGCGGTACTCGGCCAGGAAGATGTCGAGCGAGTCGACACTTTGCAAATTGTCGAGCACGGACATGAACTCCACCCCGCGGTCGGCCACCGGCCGGGTGACGATGTCGAAGGCCGCTGTGTCCGGGCTGTCGCTCATCTTGTCCGTGAACTTGGCCTTCAGCCGCGACAGGCTGAAATCGTCGTCGGCCAGCGAATAGCCGATGGCTGCTCGCAGGATATCGGTGCGCTCCTGGTCGGCCAGTGCGACCGAGTCCGACCACCGGCCGCCGACCAGGCCTTCCAGCAGCTCGCCCGCCTCGCGCCAGCTCTGTGCGGCCCATAGCGTATCCGCCTTCAACCGGTCGACATCCTCGCCGCGCATGTTGCGGACGATCTCAAGCGCCAGATCCGGGCGGCCGCTCTCCGTCAGGGCGCGCGCCTCCACCATATTGCGCTGGCGCTCCAGTTCGCGCGGGAGCTTGGCCTGGCGGGTCCGATTGAGAACACGCAAGGCCTCTTCCGGCTTGCGATCCATCAGGTAGACGACACCGAGATCGGCGGCGATCTGGGCGCGGGCGGCGCCCTTCAGCCGATGATCGACCTGATGGCGCAAGAGTTCGGAGGCCTGCGCCAGAAGGTCCATGTCGATGAGCCGGCCGGCAAGACGGCGCACCATCTCGTCGCCGCGGCGGCCCACCGGGGTCATCTCGCGGAAATCGTAAAAGAGCGCCAGCGCCTTGACCGGATCCATCCGGTCCGCCTCGCCATTGAGGAACAGGTTGGCGAAGACCGCGCCCATCTCGTCCTGCAGCAGGCGCGTCGTCTCCGCATCCGCATTCGCCTGGAGCGCCGATTGCATCGCCTCGAAGGCGCTGCGGTAGTTCCCGTTCTGGACTTCAAGCTGCGCCAGGAAGCGCAGGGTCTTCAGCTCGGTCTCGTCGCCGCGCCAGGAGGCTGCAAGGCCGGCAAGCTGGTCGATCGCCTCCTCGGTGGAAAGCTCCCCGTCGCGGTGGCGAACCCGCAGCGCCCGATACGCCGCTTCCGCAGCCAGGGCCCGGTCCGGCGAGCGCTGTACCAGGTCGAAGGCCGTCAGCGCCTCGCGCGAACGGCCGGAAGCGTCGGCGATCTGACCGCGGATGATGTCGTAGCGCGCCGCCTGGTGCGCGGACGCAAGGCTCGGGTCGATCTCGGAAAGAATGGCAGCCGCATGGCCGTAATCGCTCACCTCGACCATCGCCTCGGCGGCGGCAAGGTGAAAATCGATCTGCACGCTCGCTGGGTAGTTGCCGACCACCGCCTGGCCGCGCGACAGGTTGTCCCGTGTCGTCGTCCAGTCGCGCCGGTCCGCCGCCGCAATCGTACGCCAGACGGAGGCATCGGCATTGTTGAGCAGTTCCGGCCGACCGAGATACTCGAGCGCCTCCCGCGGCCGCGCTGCCAGCGTTTGCGCGGCGCCCATCAGCAGATTGTAGCCCGAGTCTCGGACCAGCGCGGGGTCGTCTCCCGCCGCCAGTTTCATCAGCCCGAGCGCCTCGTGGGCGAAACCATGCGCCAGATAGAAACGCGACATCTCCATGCGCGGCACCCGCCGTTCCTCCTCCGGCGTGTTGGCGATCGCGTATTCCATCTTCTTGATCTTATCGAGAAAATCCTTGGTGTTGCTGCTCATCAGGTTGCCGAGGTCGACGTGACCGGGCGCGGCCGGATCGACCACCGGCGGCAGAATTTTCGATCCCTTTGTGAGGTTGCCATTGGAGACGGCAAGCCCGCGCGGACGCTCCAGGATCACCGCATCGCCGTTCAGCTTGACCTCGAGATCATCCGCCTTGCTCAGTACGGCAACGCCATGCGCCGACATCAGGGCGTCGAACTCGGCAAAGCTCTGCGGCTTGAGCACGCCGCGTGCAGGCGCAAAGCCGGTCACCACCGTGACCTTGTCGCCGGCGAAGGGATCGACGACCTCGCGCACCGCCGCCGGCGCCTGGAAGGGGATGGTGATGATCGTGCCGCCGTCGCCCCGCACGGTCCGCTCCAGGGCGAGCGGGCGGGACGGCTCGAGGATCATCTCGCCTATGGTCATCACCCAGGCACTGCCGTCGATGCCGACAGAGGCGAGCGCATCGCGCATCAGGTCGATACGGATCACCTGCCAGTCCGCATTGGCGGTCACTTCCACCGCCTCGACCCGGTCGGCAAGCACCGACCGCATGCCGCGGATGTCGACCGGATCGGCCGTGTCGAACACGAGGTAGAGGCTGCGGTAACGCCGAAAGACCGACGAGGCGACGGGCTCGGAGAAGGGAAACACGACCCGCACCGTATCGCCGATGCGACGTGCCTCGGCGACGACGAACCGGCGCGCCTCGTCGTCATAGCCGGCCGGCGGCATTTCGGGCGAGGAGGCGACCTCGGCAGAACCGGAGATCTCCTGCCCCGCAACGCCGCTGAGGTCGATTTCCGACGGCAGGATGTCTTCGGCCGCAGGCGCGGGCGAACCGGAGGTGGCAACGTTTTCCGGCGCGGGAGCTGCAGCCGGTTGGACCGGCTGGCTCTCGGCGGACGGAGCCGCCTTGGCGGCCTCTGAGACCTCAACCGTCTCGGCGGCAGGTGCGGCCTCCGCAGAAGGCTCAGCGGCAGGGGGCGCGGCCGCAGTTGCATCGCTCGCCTCAGCGCTCGGCTTTTCTCGCGGAAGCGGCGATGCCGATGCGGCCTCTTGCGCAGGAGCCGGCGCCGGCTCGGTGCTTTCGGGCGATGCAGCAACCTCGGCCGGGTTCGGCGTGGGCGCAACGCCTTCCGGAGTTCCGGCAGGCGCGTGACCATCGGCCATGCGCTGTTCGGCGGCGGCCTGCTCCGGCGGCACCTCGGCCGTCCCACCGGCGAAGACGACGGAGGTGGCATTGGCCGGGATCTGTTCCCCCGACTTCACGGCGTCGTCGATCGCGGCGTTGACGGGATCCTGCGCCATGCTGCGCGGGGTCACGTCGAGAATGTAGAAATTGTCCTCGCGGAAGGACCGGATGTCGACATCCGGCTCGACCCGCAACAGGAACTTCAGCCGTCCCTCGTCGATGAAGGACGTGGCATCCACCACGCCCGGCGGCAGGTGCGAGCGCAATTCCGACAGGTCGAGCGGGACGTCGTAGTTGAAGGTGACCTTGATCATGTCGCCTTCACGCACGAAGGCGGAATCGAAATTCAGGTTCCACTCGAAGGAAAGGCGCGTGAAGGTCGGATGGGTACCGATGGACAGCTCCACCTTCGGCTCGTCCTGCCCCTTCAGCCGCGCCTCCTCCAGCGCGCGGGCGCGGCGGATCGCCTCTTCGGCCCGCCGGGCCAGTTCCTGCACCACATCGTCAGGCAGGCCGGGTGGCAGGCCCTGCCATGTCGGCGGCAGCAGGTCGATGAACAGTTTCTCGCCCGCCTCCATGGTATTCACGCGGAAGTCGCCCATCAGCGCGAAGCGCAAGGCCGAGCCGTCAGGGTCTCGCCGGGCGATGGAAATGAAGTTCGGCATGTCGATGGGTACGCTGTCGACATTGGCCTTCACTTCGTCGCGAAAGCGGATGCGCAGCACGCCGTTGGAGGCGAGCGCGTCGTATTCGGGAAGCAGGGTCCGGTCCTTGAAGGTAAGCACCAGACGGCCATAGCCGTCCTGCTGCGAAGCGCGCAGATCCGCCTGAAGGGGTTCCGCGCGGGCGTCCGAAACGAGACCGGAAACGGGAGCCAGCACCGTTGCAAGCAGGAGCACAAACGCAGAAAACGCCGCCGCGAGGTGCGCGACGACGGTTCGTAGCCTGTCTCTTTTCGAGCCGTCCTGCCTCACAGGGCTCCCCTGAACCTTTCGACCGAGCAGCCAGTCTAGCGGTCGCGGCTTAACGCTGCGTTTAACGGATGTCCCGGATTCCCGGGCATTCCGGTCAGGGAGCAGCTCCCCGGCGGAGCTTTCATCAATTGCCCATGATCTTCGGCAGGTCCGGAGCGACGACCGGAACGGCCTCCTCCTTCGGCTTGCGCCCGGTGACGAGAGCCACCGTCAACCGCTCGCTCGCCTCCGGCGTCATCCGCCCCATGATGTCGGCCATCTTGCGCGGCTTCATCTGCTTGGCGACCCGCACGAGAATGTCGAGATCGAGGCGGTCGAAGATGCGTGCTGCGTCCTTCGCCTTCATCGATTCGTACATGAGCACCAGATCCTTGAGCTCGTCCTCGCGCTTCTTCTCCTGCTCCTGGTTGAGCGTCCGGATGCGCTCCTCGATGGCCGCGATCTCGTCGGCCTTCTGCTGCAGCCGCTCTTCGGTGTCCTTCATCAACTGCTGGCGCAGCTCGAACTGCTTTTCGCGGTTGTCCAACTCGCGCCGACGGTCGCTGAGAGATTCGAGCACCTTGCGCTCGGCGATCGAGCCGCCGAGTTCCAGCCCGCCCGGCGCGGCAGGTGCATCGCCGCCCGGCAGCGGGGGAACGGCGGCTGGATCGGCAGCCGCCGTATCGGCGGGGGCGTCGGCGGCCGGCGTATCAGCTGCCGGCGTCTGGTTGTCGGAAGCTGCATCGGCGGGAGCGGCCGCCGTGTCGGCCGCCTGCTGCGCCATCGCCACGCTCACGCCGGCGGTGACGGAGGTTCCGCCATCGACTGCGAGCCCGAGCA belongs to Stappia indica and includes:
- a CDS encoding tetratricopeptide repeat protein, translated to MLLLATVLAPVSGLVSDARAEPLQADLRASQQDGYGRLVLTFKDRTLLPEYDALASNGVLRIRFRDEVKANVDSVPIDMPNFISIARRDPDGSALRFALMGDFRVNTMEAGEKLFIDLLPPTWQGLPPGLPDDVVQELARRAEEAIRRARALEEARLKGQDEPKVELSIGTHPTFTRLSFEWNLNFDSAFVREGDMIKVTFNYDVPLDLSELRSHLPPGVVDATSFIDEGRLKFLLRVEPDVDIRSFREDNFYILDVTPRSMAQDPVNAAIDDAVKSGEQIPANATSVVFAGGTAEVPPEQAAAEQRMADGHAPAGTPEGVAPTPNPAEVAASPESTEPAPAPAQEAASASPLPREKPSAEASDATAAAPPAAEPSAEAAPAAETVEVSEAAKAAPSAESQPVQPAAAPAPENVATSGSPAPAAEDILPSEIDLSGVAGQEISGSAEVASSPEMPPAGYDDEARRFVVAEARRIGDTVRVVFPFSEPVASSVFRRYRSLYLVFDTADPVDIRGMRSVLADRVEAVEVTANADWQVIRIDLMRDALASVGIDGSAWVMTIGEMILEPSRPLALERTVRGDGGTIITIPFQAPAAVREVVDPFAGDKVTVVTGFAPARGVLKPQSFAEFDALMSAHGVAVLSKADDLEVKLNGDAVILERPRGLAVSNGNLTKGSKILPPVVDPAAPGHVDLGNLMSSNTKDFLDKIKKMEYAIANTPEEERRVPRMEMSRFYLAHGFAHEALGLMKLAAGDDPALVRDSGYNLLMGAAQTLAARPREALEYLGRPELLNNADASVWRTIAAADRRDWTTTRDNLSRGQAVVGNYPASVQIDFHLAAAEAMVEVSDYGHAAAILSEIDPSLASAHQAARYDIIRGQIADASGRSREALTAFDLVQRSPDRALAAEAAYRALRVRHRDGELSTEEAIDQLAGLAASWRGDETELKTLRFLAQLEVQNGNYRSAFEAMQSALQANADAETTRLLQDEMGAVFANLFLNGEADRMDPVKALALFYDFREMTPVGRRGDEMVRRLAGRLIDMDLLAQASELLRHQVDHRLKGAARAQIAADLGVVYLMDRKPEEALRVLNRTRQAKLPRELERQRNMVEARALTESGRPDLALEIVRNMRGEDVDRLKADTLWAAQSWREAGELLEGLVGGRWSDSVALADQERTDILRAAIGYSLADDDFSLSRLKAKFTDKMSDSPDTAAFDIVTRPVADRGVEFMSVLDNLQSVDSLDIFLAEYRRKYLQPSPDAAPVAPSELPMSQAPDEGDAQRTAARTGEAAPTPQAADAAAAGDAG
- a CDS encoding MotE family protein, with protein sequence MTNLRLIPVLVLAASALLVLKLLGLAVDGGTSVTAGVSVAMAQQAADTAAAPADAASDNQTPAADTPAADAPADTAAADPAAVPPLPGGDAPAAPGGLELGGSIAERKVLESLSDRRRELDNREKQFELRQQLMKDTEERLQQKADEIAAIEERIRTLNQEQEKKREDELKDLVLMYESMKAKDAARIFDRLDLDILVRVAKQMKPRKMADIMGRMTPEASERLTVALVTGRKPKEEAVPVVAPDLPKIMGN